Proteins encoded in a region of the Thermotoga sp. KOL6 genome:
- a CDS encoding iron ABC transporter permease, whose amino-acid sequence MKKIVLPLLFVSFLVGIFFGSVSLDPLKTLGVLFGLEEDPVIERILSLRVPRVFASFVVGAGLSLVGNTFQNLLKNPLVDPYLLGISSGASFGTVLSLYLAEVVGVSWIYRIPILSFGFSLISSFLTLLVARKDGRFPITGIILSGVVIGTVFSALTYTTIVLLKRNVTTISVWLFGSFSGIVWKDTIFFSLVVVPFFLYTLVFSRHLNAMALGEEEAFVLGVNVEILKVVTFLFGNFTTAFLVSRSGVIGFVGLIVPHIARYLVGPNFLKSAMTSALVGGVLLSLCDTAARSFFSPTELPVGIVTALIGAPFLAFLMKRGV is encoded by the coding sequence ATGAAAAAAATAGTTCTACCTCTTCTTTTTGTAAGTTTTCTCGTAGGAATTTTTTTTGGAAGTGTTTCCTTGGACCCCCTGAAGACTTTGGGGGTCCTGTTTGGTCTAGAAGAAGATCCTGTGATTGAGAGAATACTTTCTCTGAGAGTTCCAAGAGTTTTTGCCAGTTTCGTGGTTGGGGCGGGGCTTTCTTTGGTTGGAAACACGTTTCAAAATCTTCTCAAAAACCCTTTGGTTGATCCGTATCTTCTCGGAATATCCTCTGGGGCGTCTTTCGGAACAGTCCTTTCACTTTATTTAGCTGAGGTAGTTGGCGTTTCCTGGATATATCGAATACCTATTCTCAGTTTCGGTTTTTCCTTGATCTCATCGTTTCTCACCCTTCTTGTTGCAAGAAAAGATGGGCGATTTCCCATTACTGGGATTATACTCTCAGGTGTTGTAATAGGCACTGTGTTCAGTGCTCTCACTTACACGACGATCGTTCTTCTCAAGAGAAATGTCACCACCATATCTGTGTGGCTTTTCGGAAGTTTCTCGGGAATAGTGTGGAAAGATACGATTTTCTTTTCCTTAGTCGTTGTTCCGTTCTTTCTGTATACGTTGGTGTTTTCTCGACATTTAAATGCAATGGCTCTTGGTGAGGAAGAAGCTTTCGTTCTTGGAGTTAACGTCGAGATTTTGAAGGTGGTCACATTTCTTTTTGGAAATTTCACTACCGCATTTCTCGTCTCTAGGAGTGGAGTTATAGGCTTTGTTGGTCTTATTGTTCCTCATATCGCTCGTTATCTTGTCGGACCGAACTTTCTCAAATCTGCTATGACGAGTGCGTTGGTTGGGGGTGTTTTGCTTTCACTTTGTGATACTGCGGCCAGATCTTTTTTTTCACCGACGGAACTTCCAGTTGGAATAGTCACTGCATTGATAGGTGCTCCTTTCCTCGCTTTTCTTATGAAGAGAGGTGTTTGA